Proteins found in one Gardnerella vaginalis ATCC 14018 = JCM 11026 genomic segment:
- a CDS encoding TrmH family RNA methyltransferase: protein MPLKELIDNAHSDRVKRICAISRAKSRVDGRFLVEGPQSVREAVRYAHKSILDIYVLQDAVNSDYIDVNSFKNLKNGILQNGSLETISKIVDESLKNQCYVHPATAEVMHKISTDCQGIVAVCDSTILDKEFIKEFNSIGVESKYKSGFAYDPILIAACWQVRDPGNAGAIIRVADVAGCSAVVFVDDCVNRFNSKLVRSTAGSLFHLPVVTMSEDDWFDWTKSLKIRVIAADIYGTENKKPKSFANLLKPLSDDLNKGYNEGSNAILFGNEARGLPEEILNRVDEISVIPIYGKAESMNLATSAAVMLMGLAMSSHERKM, encoded by the coding sequence ATGCCGTTAAAAGAGTTAATAGACAACGCGCATAGCGATCGCGTTAAGCGTATTTGCGCAATAAGTCGTGCAAAATCGCGAGTGGATGGGCGCTTTTTAGTAGAAGGTCCGCAAAGCGTTAGGGAAGCGGTAAGGTACGCGCATAAGTCGATTCTAGACATTTACGTTTTGCAAGATGCTGTTAATAGTGACTACATTGATGTCAATTCTTTTAAAAATCTTAAAAATGGCATTTTGCAAAATGGATCTTTAGAAACAATAAGCAAAATTGTTGACGAATCCTTAAAAAATCAGTGCTATGTGCACCCTGCAACAGCAGAAGTTATGCATAAGATCAGTACGGATTGTCAAGGGATTGTTGCCGTTTGTGATTCTACTATTTTAGATAAAGAATTTATAAAAGAATTTAATAGTATTGGGGTAGAAAGCAAATATAAGTCTGGTTTTGCTTATGATCCTATATTGATTGCAGCCTGCTGGCAGGTAAGAGACCCTGGCAACGCTGGTGCGATTATTCGCGTTGCAGATGTAGCTGGTTGTAGTGCCGTTGTTTTTGTTGACGATTGCGTGAATCGTTTTAATTCAAAGCTTGTTCGTTCTACTGCAGGCTCATTATTCCATTTGCCAGTAGTGACAATGAGTGAGGATGATTGGTTTGATTGGACAAAGTCATTAAAAATAAGGGTTATTGCAGCTGATATTTATGGAACGGAAAATAAAAAACCAAAGTCTTTTGCAAATCTTCTAAAACCACTAAGTGATGATTTAAATAAAGGATATAACGAAGGATCTAATGCAATATTATTTGGAAACGAAGCCAGAGGATTGCCAGAAGAAATATTAAATAGAGTAGACGAAATATCGGTAATACCTATTTACGGAAAAGCAGAATCAATGAACTTGGCAACCAGCGCTGCAGTAATGCTAATGGGCTTGGCTATGTCTAGTCATGAGCGAAAAATGTAG
- the pheS gene encoding phenylalanine--tRNA ligase subunit alpha translates to MLHKSTHNTDRKGAVASSKPFDAKAITKVVKEGIACVQAAKTMEELKAAKTKYAGAQSAMTLASKSIGSLQVEEKKEAGKIMSALRADFGREFAAAQERIKAIEEANMLQKETVDMTLPINRKPLGARHPIARIIEDFEDFFVSMGWQISAGPEVETEWFDFDALNFGPDHPARQMQDTFYVQGNQAKDAAGFVGSNMVLRTQTSSDQVRALIERGVPLYIASPGRVFRTDELDATHTPVFHQCEALAVDKHLSMADLKGVLDRLAVAMFGPDAKSRLRPSYFPFTEPSAELDLWFPDKKGGPGWIEWGGCGMVNPNVLKSAGLDPDVYTGFAFGVGLERTLLLRHDINDMHDLVEGDKRFSEQFVMGE, encoded by the coding sequence ATGCTTCACAAAAGTACACATAACACGGATAGGAAGGGTGCTGTGGCAAGTAGTAAGCCGTTCGACGCGAAGGCAATTACAAAGGTAGTAAAAGAGGGTATAGCTTGTGTTCAAGCCGCTAAAACAATGGAAGAGTTGAAAGCGGCAAAAACTAAGTATGCAGGAGCTCAGTCTGCAATGACCCTTGCCAGCAAGTCTATTGGAAGTCTTCAAGTAGAAGAAAAGAAAGAAGCTGGCAAGATAATGTCGGCTTTACGCGCTGATTTTGGTCGTGAATTTGCAGCAGCCCAAGAGCGTATTAAGGCTATTGAAGAAGCTAATATGCTTCAAAAAGAAACAGTCGATATGACCTTGCCAATAAATCGTAAGCCGCTTGGCGCTCGCCATCCGATTGCGCGTATTATTGAAGACTTTGAAGACTTCTTTGTGTCTATGGGTTGGCAGATTTCTGCAGGACCAGAGGTAGAAACAGAGTGGTTCGATTTTGACGCGTTGAATTTTGGTCCAGATCATCCTGCTCGTCAAATGCAAGATACTTTTTATGTGCAAGGTAATCAGGCAAAGGATGCTGCAGGATTTGTTGGATCTAACATGGTTTTGCGTACGCAAACTTCTTCCGATCAGGTTCGTGCGTTAATTGAGCGAGGAGTACCTCTGTATATTGCGTCCCCAGGCCGAGTATTCCGCACGGATGAGCTTGATGCAACGCATACTCCAGTCTTCCACCAGTGCGAAGCTTTGGCAGTAGATAAACATTTGAGCATGGCTGATTTAAAGGGTGTTCTTGATCGCCTTGCTGTTGCAATGTTTGGTCCAGATGCAAAAAGCCGTTTGCGCCCAAGCTACTTCCCGTTCACGGAGCCTAGTGCGGAGTTGGATCTTTGGTTCCCAGATAAGAAGGGTGGCCCAGGTTGGATTGAATGGGGCGGATGCGGAATGGTGAATCCGAATGTTCTTAAGTCTGCAGGCTTAGACCCAGATGTTTATACGGGATTTGCTTTCGGTGTTGGCTTGGAGCGCACTTTGCTGCTTCGTCACGATATTAACGATATGCACGATTTGGTTGAAGGCGATAAGCGCTTCAGTGAACAGTTTGTGATGGGAGAGTAG
- the pheT gene encoding phenylalanine--tRNA ligase subunit beta, protein MPMVDIDWLKDHVEVPEGLTYEQLAKDLVRVGLEEEEIHDSQVTGPIVVGYVVDATPEPQKNGKIINWCHVDVGDKYNEVDENGNKVPRGIICGAPNMAAGEKVVVTLPGAVLPGDFKIEPRKTYGHISNGMCASERELGLGDSHDGIILLREYGFSKAEYDALKPGDDAMSLLHLNKPLLEINITPDRGYAFSYRGVAREYHHSTGATYTDPVIELNNKADQVVSMSDGASKDIEVSIEDNNPIHGVVGCDRYYARVVRNFNPDSSSPNWMRRRLTRAGMRGISLAVDVTNYVMLDLGQPLHAYDLDKIEGPIVVRRAKAGERLTTLDGKDRELNVEDLLICDSPKGNHGSRVLGLAGVMGGMYGEVTSETKNILVEAAHFDPVSIARTARRHKLPTEASRRFERGVDTALQPAAAQMAVTMLSDFGSGEPSNTPTDVNNTVDRSVIVFKASEVERVSGLSIDLNRISDILTDIGCSVAGGGNGSFSVLPPTWRPDLNEPCDLVEEIARLVGYDEIPVKVPAVPVTGKTGLTQDQATRRAIAYELAEMGLIESLSYPFVGQEDFKAFREDVDSVAKVSVKIANPLAGDRPWLRRNVLTTLAGTVRRNIRRGLSDVSLYELGHVYFADPNAPAIPALPGSVRPTDAQLAALDAGLPEQPLHVAALLTGNAEETGWLGTHREVDWSDAVEAVNRLGKRIGVAFDVRQINSDDVPASWHPGRTAKVYIPVDGADDVEIGIVGELHPQVDENLGLPKHSAAFELDLSALFDAMQVKPVQAKPVSTFPPVKQDFAFVAPSSLTAHDLKEAIVKASGDLLESVELFDVYEGEQLGEGLRSLAYSVTFRAADRTLSSDDMEAVREAITKSAQKLHATLRV, encoded by the coding sequence ATGCCAATGGTAGATATTGACTGGCTTAAAGATCATGTTGAAGTGCCAGAAGGTTTGACTTACGAGCAGCTTGCTAAAGATTTGGTGCGAGTTGGCTTAGAAGAAGAAGAGATTCACGACTCTCAAGTTACAGGTCCTATTGTTGTAGGATACGTCGTTGATGCTACTCCTGAGCCGCAAAAAAATGGCAAAATTATTAATTGGTGCCATGTTGATGTTGGAGATAAATACAACGAGGTAGACGAAAATGGTAATAAGGTTCCTCGTGGAATTATTTGCGGTGCTCCAAACATGGCTGCTGGAGAAAAAGTTGTTGTAACTCTTCCTGGGGCAGTTTTGCCTGGCGATTTTAAGATTGAGCCTCGCAAAACTTACGGCCACATTTCTAATGGAATGTGCGCATCCGAGCGCGAGCTTGGTTTGGGAGATAGCCACGATGGCATTATTTTGCTTCGCGAATACGGTTTCTCTAAAGCTGAATATGATGCTTTGAAACCTGGAGACGACGCAATGTCGCTTCTTCACTTAAACAAGCCTTTGCTGGAAATTAACATCACTCCTGATCGTGGATACGCGTTTTCTTATAGGGGTGTTGCGCGCGAATATCACCATTCAACTGGTGCAACTTACACTGATCCAGTAATTGAACTTAATAATAAAGCTGATCAAGTAGTTTCTATGTCTGATGGAGCTTCTAAAGATATAGAAGTTAGTATTGAAGATAATAATCCTATTCATGGTGTTGTTGGATGCGACCGTTACTACGCTCGCGTTGTTAGAAACTTTAATCCAGATTCTTCTAGCCCTAATTGGATGCGTAGGCGTTTAACTCGTGCTGGAATGCGTGGTATATCTCTTGCAGTAGACGTTACAAATTACGTAATGCTCGACTTAGGTCAGCCTCTTCACGCTTATGATTTAGATAAGATTGAAGGTCCTATTGTTGTTCGCCGCGCTAAAGCTGGAGAGCGTTTAACAACTTTAGATGGCAAAGACAGAGAGCTTAACGTTGAGGACTTGCTTATTTGCGATTCTCCAAAGGGAAATCACGGTTCGCGTGTTCTTGGACTTGCTGGCGTAATGGGCGGAATGTATGGAGAAGTAACGAGCGAAACGAAGAATATTCTTGTTGAAGCTGCACACTTTGACCCCGTTTCTATTGCACGTACAGCTCGTAGACATAAGCTTCCAACTGAGGCATCTCGCAGGTTTGAGCGTGGCGTTGATACTGCTTTGCAGCCAGCAGCTGCGCAAATGGCTGTTACAATGCTCAGCGATTTTGGTTCTGGAGAGCCTTCTAATACGCCTACAGACGTAAACAATACTGTTGATAGAAGTGTTATTGTTTTCAAAGCTAGCGAAGTAGAGCGTGTTTCTGGCTTAAGCATTGATTTGAATCGTATTAGCGATATTCTTACGGATATTGGTTGCTCTGTTGCTGGCGGCGGAAACGGATCCTTCTCTGTTTTGCCTCCAACTTGGCGCCCAGACTTAAATGAGCCATGCGATTTGGTCGAAGAAATCGCGCGCTTGGTTGGCTACGATGAGATTCCTGTTAAGGTTCCAGCTGTTCCTGTTACTGGCAAAACTGGTTTAACGCAAGATCAAGCAACTCGTAGAGCTATTGCATATGAACTTGCTGAAATGGGCTTGATTGAATCTTTGAGCTACCCGTTTGTTGGTCAGGAAGATTTTAAAGCTTTCCGTGAAGACGTTGATTCTGTTGCTAAAGTCAGCGTAAAAATCGCAAATCCTTTGGCTGGCGATCGTCCTTGGCTTCGAAGGAATGTTCTTACCACTTTAGCTGGAACGGTTCGCAGAAATATTCGTCGTGGCTTAAGTGATGTTTCTCTTTATGAGCTTGGTCACGTGTATTTTGCGGATCCTAATGCTCCAGCTATTCCTGCTTTGCCTGGTTCGGTTCGTCCTACGGATGCTCAGCTTGCTGCGTTGGATGCAGGTTTGCCTGAGCAGCCTTTGCATGTTGCAGCTCTTTTAACTGGTAATGCTGAAGAAACAGGTTGGCTTGGAACTCATAGAGAAGTTGATTGGAGTGATGCTGTAGAAGCTGTTAATCGTTTAGGAAAGCGAATCGGCGTTGCTTTTGACGTTCGTCAGATTAATTCTGATGATGTTCCTGCTTCTTGGCATCCAGGTCGTACCGCGAAGGTGTATATTCCTGTTGATGGTGCCGACGATGTTGAAATTGGTATTGTTGGAGAGCTTCATCCTCAGGTTGATGAGAATTTGGGTTTGCCAAAGCACTCTGCAGCATTCGAGCTTGATTTGAGCGCATTGTTTGATGCTATGCAAGTTAAGCCTGTTCAGGCAAAACCTGTTTCTACATTCCCTCCTGTTAAGCAGGACTTCGCGTTTGTTGCTCCTTCTTCTTTGACTGCTCACGATTTAAAGGAAGCTATTGTTAAAGCTTCTGGTGATTTGCTTGAGTCTGTAGAGTTGTTCGATGTTTATGAAGGCGAACAACTTGGAGAAGGGCTAAGATCTCTTGCTTATTCTGTAACATTTAGGGCTGCTGATAGAACGCTTTCTAGCGATGATATGGAAGCGGTTCGAGAGGCTATTACAAAGTCTGCTCAAAAATTGCATGCAACATTGCGAGTATAA
- a CDS encoding arginine repressor yields the protein MVESNRKSNNFSSDDALNHSYVNEDNNFDDAFDDNDDFGSIESAGKQRPTTKAARLNAIEQALLSEVITSQSQLAKVLARHGFEVTQATLSRDLDEINAVKIRLTDGRIAYVLGDGTGNRHAMDTVRIDQQVARTLSGLITEVGFANNIVVIHTPSGAAQYVASVIDRQPLKGILGSVAGDDTVLMVCVSNEEAEDRANWMLSVASR from the coding sequence ATGGTTGAGTCTAATAGGAAGTCAAATAATTTTAGTAGCGATGATGCGCTTAATCATAGTTATGTGAATGAAGATAATAATTTTGACGATGCTTTTGATGATAATGACGATTTTGGTTCTATTGAATCCGCTGGAAAGCAGCGTCCTACGACTAAAGCTGCACGTTTAAATGCGATTGAACAGGCGCTTTTAAGTGAGGTTATTACTTCACAGTCTCAGCTTGCTAAAGTTTTGGCTCGTCATGGTTTTGAGGTTACTCAAGCAACTTTGAGTAGAGATTTGGATGAAATAAATGCGGTTAAAATTCGTCTTACAGACGGCAGAATTGCTTATGTTCTAGGAGATGGAACTGGTAATCGTCACGCAATGGATACCGTTAGGATTGATCAACAGGTTGCTAGGACTCTTTCTGGTCTTATTACAGAAGTTGGATTTGCTAATAATATTGTTGTGATTCACACTCCTTCGGGCGCTGCTCAATATGTTGCAAGTGTTATTGATAGGCAGCCTTTAAAAGGTATTTTAGGTTCGGTTGCTGGCGATGATACAGTGCTTATGGTTTGTGTTTCTAACGAAGAAGCAGAAGATAGAGCTAATTGGATGCTTTCAGTTGCATCTAGGTGA